A window from Musa acuminata AAA Group cultivar baxijiao unplaced genomic scaffold, Cavendish_Baxijiao_AAA HiC_scaffold_1139, whole genome shotgun sequence encodes these proteins:
- the LOC103999793 gene encoding AT-hook motif nuclear-localized protein 23, with product MGGVDTSSPSATSLRLPNSHLSLHRRDQVDNSNSSGSNNNNNNHSDDDANGENYSAGAVDMAEAGSAGGFGRRPRGRPPGSKNKPKPPVIITRESAAALRSHVFEVSSGADIMDAVAAFARRRQLGVAVLSASGAVTNVTLRQRGPQPGGTVVAIPGRFEILSLSGAFLPTPALSDATGLTLFMVGREGQVVGGSVVGELVASGPVMIIAAAFTNATYERLPLPDAELDAAAAPSTAEHGARSNGDGGGSLSEADPSSMSLFGLPPHLLHGGQHDVFGSWASTGRRPPPS from the coding sequence ATGGGAGGCGTCGACACCTCCTCTCCCTCAGCCACCTCCCTCCGTCTACCGAATTCCCACCTCAGCCTGCACCGCCGTGACCAAGTTGACAACTCCAACAGCAgcggcagcaacaacaacaacaacaaccactCCGACGACGACGCTAACGGCGAGAACTACTCCGCCGGCGCCGTCGACATGGCAGAAGCCGGATCCGCCGGCGGCTTCGGGAGGCGCCCACGCGGCCGGCCGCCCGGGTCAAAGAACAAGCCGAAGCCGCCCGTCATCATCACGCGCGAGAGCGCCGCCGCGCTGCGCTCCCACGTCTTCGAGGTATCTAGCGGCGCCGACATCATGGACGCCGTCGCGGCCTTCGCCCGCCGGCGCCAGCTGGGGGTCGCCGTCCTCAGCGCCAGCGGCGCGGTCACTAATGTGACGCTTCGGCAGCGGGGGCCTCAGCCGGGGGGCACCGTGGTGGCCATCCCCGGCCGGTTCGAGATCCTCTCCCTCTCGGGGGCTTTCCTCCCGACGCCGGCGCTTTCGGACGCCACCGGCCTGACGTTGTTCATGGTCGGAAGGGAGGGCCAGGTGGTTGGCGGGAGCGTGGTGGGGGAGCTGGTGGCGTCCGGCCCGGTGATGATAATAGCAGCCGCGTTCACCAACGCCACCTACGAGCGGCTGCCCCTTCCCGACGCCGAGCTGGATGCAGCAGCGGCGCCGTCGACGGCGGAGCACGGCGCAAGAAGCAATGGCGACGGTGGCGGCAGCTTGTCTGAGGCAGACCCATCGTCCATGTCGCTCTTCGGCCTTCCACCCCATCTTCTGCACGGTGGTCAGCACGATGTGTTCGGCTCCTGGGCTTCGACGGGTCGTCGTCCTCCACCGTCCTAA